From one Candidatus Methanoplasma termitum genomic stretch:
- the ilvB gene encoding biosynthetic-type acetolactate synthase large subunit produces MKGSRALLKMLEDKGVETMFGYPGGVVIPIYDEILDSSIRHVLVRHEQCAAHMADGFARASGFPGVCMATSGPGATNLVTGVATAYADSSPMIALTGQVGTASLGLDAFQEVDAYSLMMPITKHNFRVLELNRLPHAVLEAWDICQTGRPGPVHIDFPADQINANIDEALLNETFGIKVPKEDYSGIDQAVQWIKEAQRPVMMVGGGVISANASAELIKLAEMTNIPVITPLMGIGAIPTSHPLCLGSLGMHGRMCSLHAFRDADLIIAIGTKFSDRTYSAQTAPAKSCRIIQIDIDPTVFNKHGRERINIAGDAKKAMRMLIDKLGGHVDNHKPWDANIQDLKKRCKCKFNYDQTPILPQKVMYEINRITSKDPGDYIITTDVGQNQMWAMHYLEIERPRHFISSGSFGTMGFGLPSAIGAKAACPDKKVMTVTGDGGLQMVMQDIATSVAEDFPIVICLLNNGWLGMVRQWQKLFWNRRFSNTELKADPDFVKIAEAFGAKGIRVERSGEVGDALKQAFDSDVTCLVEIMVDCEEDITPMIPANPAQPLVKGRCKFQ; encoded by the coding sequence ATGAAAGGATCTAGAGCACTACTCAAAATGCTGGAGGATAAGGGAGTTGAAACAATGTTCGGGTACCCGGGCGGTGTAGTGATCCCTATCTATGATGAAATATTAGACTCATCGATCCGGCACGTACTCGTACGCCACGAGCAGTGCGCAGCCCATATGGCGGACGGTTTCGCCAGAGCAAGCGGTTTCCCCGGTGTTTGTATGGCTACAAGCGGACCCGGCGCAACGAACCTCGTCACCGGAGTGGCGACCGCATATGCAGATTCATCGCCCATGATCGCACTGACCGGTCAGGTCGGAACAGCATCTCTGGGATTGGATGCATTCCAAGAGGTCGACGCATACAGCCTTATGATGCCAATCACCAAACACAACTTCAGGGTCTTGGAATTGAACAGGCTTCCGCACGCGGTCCTGGAGGCGTGGGACATCTGCCAGACAGGAAGGCCGGGGCCTGTGCACATAGATTTCCCCGCAGACCAGATCAACGCTAACATAGACGAGGCCCTGCTCAATGAGACATTCGGCATCAAGGTCCCGAAAGAAGATTATTCGGGGATAGATCAGGCCGTACAATGGATAAAAGAAGCTCAGAGACCAGTCATGATGGTGGGCGGGGGAGTGATAAGCGCAAACGCCAGCGCAGAACTCATCAAACTCGCCGAAATGACGAACATACCGGTGATAACGCCGCTTATGGGAATAGGCGCGATACCTACATCCCACCCCCTCTGCCTGGGATCGCTGGGTATGCATGGCCGCATGTGCTCGCTTCATGCGTTCAGGGATGCCGATCTGATCATTGCGATCGGGACAAAGTTCTCTGACAGAACATACAGCGCACAGACAGCTCCCGCAAAGTCATGTAGGATTATTCAGATCGATATCGACCCTACGGTCTTCAACAAACACGGAAGAGAAAGGATCAACATAGCGGGGGATGCCAAGAAGGCAATGCGCATGCTTATCGATAAACTCGGAGGTCACGTTGACAATCACAAGCCGTGGGATGCGAATATCCAGGATCTGAAGAAACGCTGCAAGTGCAAGTTCAATTACGATCAGACGCCGATCCTCCCTCAAAAAGTAATGTATGAGATCAACCGGATAACAAGCAAGGATCCGGGCGACTATATCATCACAACGGATGTCGGCCAAAATCAGATGTGGGCCATGCATTATCTTGAGATCGAAAGGCCGAGGCACTTCATATCGTCCGGAAGTTTCGGCACAATGGGATTCGGTCTTCCGTCGGCGATAGGCGCAAAAGCCGCATGCCCCGATAAGAAGGTCATGACCGTAACAGGCGACGGAGGTCTGCAGATGGTCATGCAGGATATCGCCACATCGGTCGCAGAGGATTTCCCCATCGTGATATGCTTGCTGAATAATGGGTGGTTGGGAATGGTCAGGCAGTGGCAGAAACTGTTCTGGAACAGGAGGTTCAGCAACACCGAGCTGAAAGCCGATCCGGATTTCGTTAAGATCGCGGAGGCGTTCGGAGCGAAAGGGATACGCGTCGAGAGGTCCGGAGAGGTAGGCGACGCTCTGAAACAGGCATTCGACAGCGACGTGACCTGTCTTGTGGAGATAATGGTCGACTGCGAGGAAGACATTACTCCGATGATCCCGGCAAACCCGGCGCAGCCGTTGGTCAAAGGACGTTGCAAATTCCAATAA
- a CDS encoding beta strand repeat-containing protein → MKFNSYKSRRMSTLVVLAAVLVLPGAFVVMAVDFDQSSDSSAEPPTDTDYRILSSDSYTVQVGDGTDWQDLAVNVTSIQSAIEEINTNAAGRACSITFWGDIGANPYSPGILDIGAVGISFNNDSVTWGTITLYGKVTSIVSGSPGPAAATVSVEDGIIVDSYADISNDVDLPQIVNAYVIYNSGTVNILGGTVAFTTVSTSAKPGSAYNIYNDVGGKLDISGNAVVKSVYGVVIYNASTLDGAVTIRDNALISSSGSGTAINNYPTSTTDTTLKIFGGTVENISTGDAICNGQSANMEVNGSTVTIKAGAGTGSAISNSGVLNIFSTSPIGITSAATHLTVNTGTIDNLGIVNIYGGTVENTSSTSGIRSGAIWNTNGATVNISGGIVKANAGPAIYNLGNVSVSGGTVTSQSSTNGQGTIMVASSASGTLTMTAGTVENTSTGTNAVAIYCANSASTVSISGGTVQLSGASATGSRAIHFTYGTLTMTNGDVKILSGASTGILINPGATANISGGTVTAITGPAIQNNGTVNISGSAKITSANSSSTQGTILNGSASSAGMLTITAGTVENTSAGSSATTIYCTNAGSTVSISGGTVQLSGASVAGSKVINISAGTLTMTNGDVKVLSGGAGTGIITGSTGTVNISGGTVTANTAPAISNSGTANVSGNAKITSANSSTSVRGTIVNNSGGVLNISGGLVENTYTGSTVNNGAVVILNSSALNNAVNISGGTVQNNSTGDNVANSPTIYNNAGGTISISETTPLVPTLIQNLGDGGAIYNTAGGTIDISGGKVTSKNANSASGTILSNNNGVLKISGGTVDNTSTATTARTISNQSTGGVNIYGGTIQTINGRAIDNSVALGSISISDALIQATGTGIAIDNRNVSGSIMIVNSTVQSDTGLAISNIGSINIIGGDFMSNAAKAIDTTGPLSLGGDPYVKGRISAPKEKITAWNEEFNTDPLVGSNVYYIEITTPAVGDKAVFQGASADWKFEYYDSTFYLVPSNGDLLLGQPVYEYRIIYGDNSGGTQTFTAQVKISAGSTAYYWEDLTFPISGVDKPVQDSVDAIKANAAGNPCSITFWGDGNEEDYNTSLDTGEAAMTFNGGATGKDWGKITLYGNLSGTPTTSLVTISNGVTVDNEATLANNSISTGNTVTVSNSTFNVNIGGKVQRPNTSVLASGSTITATGTATVNINGGYVISELTQSAIYCSDNTVLNIFDGTVQGEGTAVGLSGGAAMNISGGNIESTNSTDGHAIVSDSNGKITIDQIPGKVTTVTSYSPTAAVVISGGTTAATLLEIKGGLVGNASTSPTSAAISIADSGTVIITGGNVMTMGGYAIKAGADVYVELGGDPTINGMIYAGVERISVIVSPDAPAFDPTATYTIDIFNPAFGANAVINGTAFSDNFILGPISANQGYFLAKSGADIILSAFSITYDANGGTGAPATETDLIPGTYNLSSTEPTHSDIGGSPVLFMGWSLEQVGVLIYGDPVPPLNTDVLIVNADVTVYAVWGIDTNSNGIPDVTETGFSLIYDANGGTGAPATETDLIPGTYNPSSTEPTHSDIGGSPVLLMGWSLEQVGVLIYGDPVPPLNTDVLIVNADVTVYAVWGIDTNSNGIPDVTETGFSLIYDANGGTGAPATETDLIPGTYNLSSTEPTHSDIGGSPALFMGWSLEQVGILIYGDPVPPLNTDVLIVNADVTVYAVWGVDTNSNGIPDVTENTYSVTYDANGGTGAPAKETGLLDGAHTLSPTAPTHAQQGGSDVLFMGWSLAQTGVLAKGDTVPALVTSVTISGNDETVYAVWGIDTNSNGIPDVTENTYSVTYDANGGTGAPAKETGLLDGAHTLSPTAPTHAQQGGSDVLFMGWSLAQTGVLAKGDTVPALVTSVTISGNDETVYAVWGIDTNSNGIPDVTENTYSVTYDANGGTGAPAKETGLLDGAHTLSPTAPTHAQQGGSDVLFMGWSLAQTGVLAKGDTVPALVTSVTISGNDETVYAVWGIDTNSNGIPDVTENTYSVTYDANGGTGAPAKKTGLLDGAHTLSPTAPTHAQQGGSDVLFMGWSLAQTGVLAKGDTVPALVTSVTISGNDETVYAVWGIDTSSNGIPDVTENTYSVTYDANGGTGAPAKETGLLDGAHTLSPTAPTHAQQGGSDVLFMGWSLAQTGVLAKGDTVPALVTSVTISGNDETVYAVWGIDTNSNGIPDVTENTYSVTYDANGGTGAPAKETGLLDGAHTLSPTAPTHAQQGGSDVLFMGWSLAQTGVLAKGDTVPALVTSVTISGNDETVYAVWGIDINSNGIPDVTENTYSVTYDANGGTGAPAKKTGLLDGAHTLSPTAPTHAQQGGSDVLFMGWSLAQTGVLAKGDTVPALVTSVTISGNDETVYAVWGIDTNSNGIPDVTKNTYSVTYDANGGTGAPAKETGLLDGAHTLSPTAPTHAQQGGSDVLFMGWSLAQTGVLAKGDTVPALVTSVTISGNDETVYAVWGIDTNSNGIPDVLEDPNQPEHKQYTITATADSGSTITPSGRVAVLQGNSQTFTFKAKVGYTITEVVIDGLYSLTQAQIDSGIYTFTDVMSNHTIAVKSAMDSGGGDGDGGAGGGDNGIGGNGDSSRFGGSLSLAIYMLAIATVLLLSLIILLWVRVGLFLTVTIGEEAAKGAEITYRVEKDGKTENGTKSTNSRGKIRIPAKKNSMVTIPMAAKDGHIAVGLPLIISMENRREYREMVLR, encoded by the coding sequence ATGAAATTCAATTCATACAAGAGCAGGCGCATGTCGACACTGGTAGTTTTGGCTGCAGTGTTGGTATTGCCTGGAGCATTTGTAGTAATGGCGGTAGATTTCGATCAATCATCGGATTCGTCGGCGGAACCGCCGACCGACACAGATTATAGGATCCTATCGTCCGACTCATACACAGTTCAAGTAGGTGACGGAACAGATTGGCAAGATCTTGCCGTAAACGTCACAAGTATTCAATCCGCCATCGAGGAGATCAATACGAACGCCGCCGGCAGAGCATGTTCTATAACATTTTGGGGAGATATAGGTGCGAACCCGTATTCACCCGGCATATTGGATATCGGAGCAGTGGGCATATCTTTCAACAACGACTCGGTGACATGGGGCACCATCACGCTTTACGGCAAAGTAACGTCGATCGTCTCCGGTTCGCCGGGCCCGGCAGCCGCGACGGTCTCCGTCGAAGACGGCATAATCGTAGACAGTTATGCAGACATCTCTAACGATGTCGACCTCCCACAAATAGTCAACGCATATGTCATCTATAACTCCGGTACGGTGAACATATTAGGCGGCACGGTCGCGTTCACTACCGTGTCGACCTCAGCCAAGCCCGGCTCCGCTTATAATATCTATAACGATGTCGGTGGAAAATTGGACATCTCCGGTAATGCTGTTGTGAAGTCTGTTTATGGCGTTGTAATATATAACGCATCCACGCTTGACGGGGCAGTAACGATCCGGGATAATGCGCTCATCAGTTCCTCAGGTTCCGGTACGGCAATTAATAACTATCCCACATCAACGACCGACACGACGTTAAAGATCTTTGGCGGTACTGTGGAGAACATAAGCACGGGTGATGCAATATGTAACGGCCAATCGGCGAATATGGAGGTCAACGGCAGTACGGTAACGATCAAGGCGGGAGCAGGTACAGGTAGTGCAATTTCAAACAGCGGGGTGTTAAATATTTTTTCAACATCCCCAATTGGCATCACAAGCGCTGCCACACATCTCACAGTAAACACAGGCACGATTGATAACTTGGGCATAGTGAACATATATGGCGGCACAGTTGAGAACACATCCTCCACCTCCGGCATCCGTTCAGGTGCGATATGGAACACCAACGGTGCGACGGTAAATATCAGCGGAGGCATAGTGAAGGCGAATGCCGGCCCGGCGATCTATAATCTAGGGAACGTCAGTGTTTCCGGCGGCACCGTCACCAGTCAGAGCAGCACTAACGGCCAAGGCACCATAATGGTCGCTTCAAGTGCCTCGGGTACGCTGACCATGACCGCCGGCACAGTCGAGAACACATCGACAGGTACCAATGCTGTTGCGATCTACTGTGCCAATTCGGCAAGCACGGTGAGCATAAGCGGCGGCACGGTGCAGCTGAGCGGCGCAAGCGCCACAGGCAGCAGGGCAATTCATTTTACCTACGGAACATTGACAATGACAAACGGCGATGTGAAGATCCTCAGCGGTGCAAGCACCGGGATCCTCATCAATCCCGGAGCAACGGCGAACATATCCGGCGGCACGGTCACGGCGATCACAGGCCCGGCAATTCAGAATAACGGAACGGTCAATATTTCCGGAAGCGCCAAGATTACCAGTGCGAACAGCAGTTCCACACAAGGCACCATTTTGAATGGTTCAGCGAGCAGTGCCGGTATGCTGACCATAACCGCTGGCACAGTAGAGAACACATCGGCCGGCAGCAGTGCAACCACGATCTACTGCACGAATGCGGGAAGCACAGTGAGCATCAGCGGCGGCACGGTGCAGCTGAGCGGTGCAAGTGTCGCAGGCAGCAAGGTAATTAACATATCCGCAGGAACGCTGACAATGACCAACGGCGACGTGAAGGTTCTCAGCGGCGGAGCAGGCACTGGGATTATCACCGGTTCCACAGGAACGGTGAACATCTCTGGCGGCACGGTCACGGCGAACACCGCTCCGGCGATATCCAATTCAGGAACGGCCAATGTCTCGGGAAATGCCAAGATCACCAGTGCGAACAGCAGTACCTCCGTAAGAGGCACCATTGTGAATAATTCCGGGGGCGTTTTAAACATCTCCGGCGGCTTGGTGGAGAACACCTACACCGGCAGTACCGTCAATAATGGTGCTGTTGTGATTCTGAACAGCTCTGCTCTCAACAACGCAGTGAACATATCCGGCGGAACGGTGCAGAACAATTCCACAGGCGACAATGTAGCCAACAGCCCGACCATCTACAACAATGCTGGAGGAACGATAAGCATCTCTGAGACAACACCCCTCGTCCCGACCCTGATACAGAATTTGGGCGATGGGGGAGCGATATACAACACCGCCGGAGGAACGATAGATATCTCCGGCGGCAAGGTCACCAGCAAGAACGCCAACTCTGCCTCGGGTACGATCCTGAGCAATAACAACGGCGTGTTGAAGATATCTGGTGGCACAGTGGACAACACGTCCACCGCCACCACTGCCAGAACGATCTCCAATCAGTCTACTGGTGGAGTAAACATCTACGGCGGCACGATCCAAACAATCAATGGCAGAGCGATCGATAACAGCGTTGCATTAGGAAGCATAAGCATCAGCGATGCCCTGATCCAGGCGACCGGCACGGGCATAGCGATCGACAACAGAAATGTGTCGGGGTCTATCATGATCGTCAACAGTACTGTCCAATCCGACACTGGCCTGGCAATCTCAAATATAGGAAGCATAAACATAATCGGCGGCGATTTCATGTCGAATGCCGCTAAAGCAATCGACACCACAGGTCCGCTTTCCTTAGGCGGGGATCCCTACGTTAAGGGCAGGATCAGCGCACCGAAAGAAAAGATAACAGCATGGAACGAGGAGTTCAACACCGACCCTCTCGTAGGCAGTAATGTTTACTATATCGAAATAACAACTCCTGCTGTAGGCGATAAAGCGGTGTTCCAAGGCGCGAGCGCTGATTGGAAGTTCGAGTATTATGACTCGACCTTCTACTTGGTCCCATCCAACGGGGACCTTCTCCTGGGACAGCCAGTGTATGAATACAGGATAATATATGGCGATAACAGCGGCGGCACTCAAACCTTCACTGCTCAGGTAAAGATCAGCGCAGGCTCCACCGCTTACTATTGGGAGGATCTAACATTCCCCATCAGCGGGGTCGATAAGCCCGTACAAGATTCTGTTGATGCCATCAAGGCCAATGCAGCAGGCAACCCATGCTCGATAACATTCTGGGGAGACGGAAACGAAGAGGACTATAACACTTCGCTGGACACTGGAGAGGCCGCCATGACATTCAACGGCGGAGCAACAGGCAAAGATTGGGGAAAGATCACACTCTACGGCAACCTTTCTGGAACTCCCACGACGAGTCTGGTCACAATAAGCAATGGGGTCACGGTCGACAATGAGGCGACCCTCGCCAACAACTCAATATCTACTGGCAACACGGTGACTGTCAGCAACAGTACGTTCAACGTCAACATCGGCGGCAAGGTCCAAAGGCCCAACACCTCCGTCCTCGCTTCCGGCTCGACTATCACCGCTACCGGAACGGCAACAGTGAACATCAACGGTGGCTATGTGATTTCAGAACTTACTCAGTCTGCGATATACTGTTCGGACAACACGGTGCTGAACATATTCGACGGTACGGTGCAGGGAGAGGGGACCGCTGTAGGATTATCGGGCGGCGCGGCCATGAATATATCAGGCGGCAACATAGAGTCTACTAATTCGACCGACGGACACGCGATCGTCAGCGACAGCAACGGAAAGATCACAATAGATCAGATCCCGGGCAAGGTCACAACAGTGACATCATACAGCCCCACAGCCGCTGTTGTCATTTCCGGAGGCACGACAGCTGCCACATTGCTTGAGATCAAGGGAGGTTTGGTGGGAAATGCCTCAACCTCTCCGACAAGCGCAGCGATCAGCATCGCCGATTCTGGCACAGTAATCATAACCGGCGGTAACGTCATGACGATGGGCGGTTACGCCATCAAGGCAGGCGCAGATGTATATGTGGAACTGGGCGGAGATCCGACAATCAACGGCATGATATACGCAGGGGTAGAAAGGATAAGCGTGATAGTATCTCCGGATGCACCAGCTTTCGATCCGACCGCTACATACACCATTGATATATTCAACCCGGCATTCGGTGCCAACGCAGTAATCAACGGTACGGCGTTCTCTGATAACTTCATACTTGGTCCTATTTCGGCAAACCAAGGATATTTCCTTGCAAAAAGCGGAGCCGACATCATTCTCAGTGCGTTCTCCATCACCTACGACGCCAACGGCGGAACGGGCGCACCCGCAACGGAAACGGACCTCATACCCGGAACATACAACCTGTCATCGACAGAGCCCACCCACTCGGACATCGGTGGATCGCCGGTGCTGTTCATGGGATGGTCCCTCGAGCAGGTCGGGGTCCTGATATACGGCGACCCGGTACCTCCTCTTAACACGGATGTCCTGATAGTCAACGCGGACGTCACGGTCTACGCTGTATGGGGAATAGACACCAACAGCAACGGCATACCCGACGTCACCGAGACAGGATTCTCGCTGATATATGACGCCAACGGCGGAACGGGCGCACCCGCAACGGAAACGGACCTCATACCCGGAACATACAACCCGTCATCGACAGAGCCCACCCACTCGGACATCGGTGGATCGCCGGTGCTGCTCATGGGATGGTCCCTCGAGCAGGTCGGGGTCCTGATATACGGCGACCCGGTACCTCCTCTTAACACGGATGTCCTGATAGTCAACGCGGACGTCACGGTCTACGCTGTATGGGGAATAGACACCAACAGCAACGGCATACCCGACGTCACCGAGACAGGATTCTCGCTGATATATGACGCCAACGGCGGAACGGGCGCACCTGCAACGGAAACGGACCTCATACCCGGAACATACAACCTGTCATCGACAGAGCCCACCCACTCGGACATCGGTGGATCGCCGGCGCTGTTCATGGGATGGTCCCTCGAGCAGGTCGGGATCCTGATATACGGCGACCCGGTACCTCCGCTTAACACGGATGTCCTGATAGTCAACGCGGACGTCACGGTCTACGCTGTATGGGGAGTAGACACCAACAGCAACGGCATACCTGACGTCACCGAGAACACATACTCCGTCACCTACGACGCCAACGGCGGAACGGGCGCACCGGCGAAGGAGACAGGCCTCCTCGACGGAGCACACACCCTGTCCCCGACGGCGCCGACCCACGCGCAGCAGGGCGGATCGGACGTCCTCTTCATGGGATGGTCCCTGGCTCAGACGGGCGTCCTCGCAAAGGGCGACACCGTGCCGGCACTCGTCACATCGGTGACGATCAGCGGCAACGATGAGACCGTCTACGCTGTATGGGGAATAGACACCAACAGCAACGGCATACCTGACGTCACCGAGAACACATACTCCGTCACCTACGACGCCAACGGCGGAACGGGCGCACCGGCGAAGGAGACAGGCCTCCTCGACGGAGCACACACCCTGTCCCCGACGGCGCCGACCCACGCGCAGCAGGGCGGATCGGACGTCCTCTTCATGGGATGGTCCCTGGCTCAGACGGGCGTCCTCGCAAAGGGCGACACCGTGCCGGCACTCGTCACATCGGTGACGATCAGCGGCAACGACGAGACCGTCTACGCTGTATGGGGAATAGACACCAACAGCAACGGCATACCTGACGTCACCGAGAACACATACTCCGTCACCTACGACGCCAACGGCGGAACGGGCGCACCGGCGAAGGAGACAGGCCTCCTCGACGGAGCACACACCCTGTCCCCGACGGCGCCGACCCACGCGCAGCAGGGCGGATCGGACGTCCTCTTCATGGGATGGTCCCTGGCTCAGACGGGCGTCCTCGCAAAGGGCGACACCGTGCCGGCACTCGTCACATCGGTGACGATCAGCGGCAACGACGAGACCGTCTACGCTGTATGGGGAATAGACACCAACAGCAACGGCATACCTGACGTCACCGAGAACACATACTCCGTCACCTACGACGCCAACGGCGGAACGGGCGCACCGGCGAAGAAGACAGGCCTCCTCGACGGAGCACACACCCTGTCCCCGACGGCGCCGACCCACGCGCAGCAGGGCGGATCGGACGTCCTCTTCATGGGATGGTCCCTGGCTCAGACGGGCGTCCTCGCAAAGGGCGACACCGTGCCGGCACTCGTCACATCGGTGACGATCAGCGGCAACGACGAGACCGTCTACGCTGTATGGGGAATAGACACCAGCAGCAACGGCATACCTGACGTCACCGAGAACACATACTCCGTCACCTACGACGCCAACGGCGGAACGGGCGCACCGGCGAAGGAGACAGGCCTCCTCGACGGAGCACACACCCTGTCCCCGACGGCGCCGACCCACGCGCAGCAGGGCGGATCGGACGTCCTCTTCATGGGATGGTCCCTGGCTCAGACGGGCGTCCTCGCAAAGGGCGACACCGTGCCGGCACTCGTCACATCGGTGACGATCAGCGGCAACGACGAGACCGTCTACGCTGTATGGGGAATAGACACCAACAGCAACGGCATACCTGACGTCACCGAGAACACATACTCCGTCACCTACGACGCCAACGGCGGAACGGGCGCACCGGCGAAGGAGACAGGCCTCCTCGACGGAGCACACACCCTGTCCCCGACGGCGCCGACCCACGCGCAGCAGGGCGGATCGGACGTCCTCTTCATGGGATGGTCCCTGGCTCAGACGGGCGTCCTCGCAAAGGGCGACACCGTGCCGGCACTCGTCACATCGGTGACGATCAGCGGCAACGATGAGACCGTCTACGCTGTATGGGGAATAGACATCAACAGCAACGGCATACCTGACGTCACCGAGAACACATACTCCGTCACCTACGACGCCAACGGCGGAACGGGCGCACCGGCGAAGAAGACAGGCCTCCTCGACGGAGCACACACCCTGTCCCCGACGGCGCCGACCCACGCGCAGCAGGGCGGATCGGACGTCCTCTTCATGGGATGGTCCCTGGCTCAGACGGGCGTCCTCGCAAAGGGCGACACCGTGCCGGCACTCGTCACATCGGTGACGATCAGCGGCAACGACGAGACCGTCTACGCTGTATGGGGAATAGACACCAACAGCAACGGCATACCTGACGTCACCAAGAACACATACTCCGTCACCTACGACGCCAACGGCGGAACGGGCGCACCGGCGAAGGAGACAGGCCTCCTCGACGGAGCACACACCCTGTCCCCGACGGCGCCGACCCACGCGCAGCAGGGCGGATCGGACGTCCTCTTCATGGGATGGTCCCTGGCTCAGACGGGCGTCCTCGCAAAGGGCGACACCGTGCCGGCACTCGTCACATCGGTGACGATCAGCGGCAACGACGAGACCGTCTACGCTGTATGGGGAATAGACACCAACAGCAACGGCATCCCGGATGTACTGGAAGATCCGAACCAACCTGAACACAAGCAATACACCATCACAGCGACAGCCGACTCAGGATCCACAATAACCCCGAGCGGAAGGGTCGCAGTGCTGCAAGGTAACAGCCAAACGTTCACATTCAAGGCAAAGGTTGGCTACACAATAACGGAAGTGGTGATAGACGGGCTCTATAGCTTAACCCAAGCGCAGATTGACTCTGGTATATACACTTTCACCGATGTGATGTCCAACCACACTATTGCTGTGAAGAGTGCAATGGACTCCGGAGGAGGAGATGGTGACGGCGGCGCCGGAGGCGGAGACAATGGTATCGGCGGTAACGGTGATTCGAGCCGCTTTGGCGGTTCTTTATCGTTGGCTATCTATATGTTAGCGATCGCGACCGTGTTGCTGCTGTCACTGATAATCTTGCTGTGGGTAAGAGTAGGCCTGTTCCTGACTGTAACGATCGGAGAGGAGGCAGCGAAGGGCGCAGAGATCACCTATAGGGTGGAAAAGGACGGCAAGACCGAGAACGGAACCAAGTCAACGAACTCGAGAGGTAAGATCAGGATACCCGCAAAGAAGAACTCCATGGTCACAATCCCAATGGCGGCTAAGGACGGACACATTGCTGTAGGTCTGCCTCTGATAATCTCGATGGAGAACAGGAGAGAGTACAGAGAGATGGTCCTCAGGTAA
- the ilvC gene encoding ketol-acid reductoisomerase, whose product MHIYHDSDVDLKVLKGKKISVLGYGSQGRAQALCFHDSGLDVTIGVRKDGKSWKKAKEDGLKVAELADAVKGADVVMILLPDEVQPDIYEKYVKPNLKKGAALEFAHGFAITYKLIVPPKDVDVIMMAPKSPGDMEREMFLQGFGVPALVCIHQDATGNAKKIALALAKGLGSTRAGVFETTFDNETKTDLFGEQAVLCGGLTALIKAGFETLVGAGYPPEMAYFEVLHEVKLIDDLINRGGFELMWQVVSNTAEYGGLTRRDRVITPESKAGMKSILKDIESGAFKNDWRAEWAAGLVNLKRLEEEEKKLQLEVVGKEIRKLFERKDKK is encoded by the coding sequence ATGCACATTTACCACGATTCAGATGTGGACCTGAAGGTCCTCAAAGGAAAAAAGATCTCGGTACTCGGTTACGGATCGCAGGGAAGAGCACAGGCCCTCTGTTTCCACGACTCAGGATTGGATGTTACAATCGGAGTCAGAAAGGACGGAAAGTCTTGGAAGAAAGCAAAAGAGGACGGCCTGAAGGTCGCAGAACTTGCAGACGCCGTCAAAGGAGCGGATGTTGTTATGATCCTGCTCCCCGATGAGGTACAGCCCGACATCTATGAGAAGTATGTAAAACCAAACCTCAAAAAAGGCGCCGCACTCGAGTTCGCTCACGGATTCGCAATAACATACAAACTTATCGTACCGCCGAAGGATGTTGACGTCATTATGATGGCGCCTAAATCTCCGGGCGACATGGAGAGGGAGATGTTCCTTCAGGGATTCGGTGTACCGGCTCTCGTTTGCATACACCAGGACGCAACTGGAAATGCGAAAAAGATCGCACTGGCACTTGCGAAAGGACTCGGATCGACCCGTGCGGGAGTGTTCGAAACTACCTTCGACAACGAAACGAAAACAGATCTGTTCGGCGAGCAGGCGGTCCTTTGCGGAGGATTGACCGCTTTGATCAAAGCGGGATTCGAGACGCTCGTCGGCGCAGGGTACCCCCCCGAGATGGCTTATTTCGAGGTACTTCACGAAGTGAAGCTTATCGATGACCTCATAAACAGAGGGGGATTCGAGCTTATGTGGCAGGTCGTTTCCAACACAGCGGAGTACGGCGGACTTACCAGAAGGGACAGGGTAATCACGCCTGAGTCCAAGGCCGGAATGAAGTCGATACTGAAAGACATCGAGTCCGGTGCTTTCAAGAACGACTGGCGCGCCGAGTGGGCGGCAGGCCTTGTGAACCTCAAGAGGTTGGAAGAGGAAGAGAAGAAACTGCAGCTCGAAGTGGTCGGAAAAGAGATCAGAAAGCTTTTCGAAAGAAAAGACAAAAAATAA